The following are encoded together in the Theileria orientalis strain Shintoku DNA, chromosome 1, complete genome genome:
- a CDS encoding uncharacterized protein (ABC transporter related domain containing protein): MLGITSFRHALCHRRKYFNNVNGSNSLNSCDEVLHSCFPGSKCLDNPLYCPAMRHQNKEPNGQLYSYVIVDSYNISLAFQATRYIIEFVTNLSYGIYLLSLQVKVNIWVLYLVGIVFTFIMAAIEIFNSYVFKFLLHFRDYRITKCNDIFLSMSRIKQMFYDDIALNIIAQCRNKEISVFILRSFLTLLNITMFFTFINVSFYFVKKYFVKSVNDATAVTDIDTAGFMATFYILLKIINCILLIPMAIKILGMGYASLKRLDEFIKDCSPNFYICDNKFSGSTSVRSIISDTTTKVPNDVVVYYKDATFTWVHTRDDLLNKKYEIYLKNINFELKRGEMAIVTGSQGSGKSNFVRSIVGEMTMVGGSMAIVPLHTSMPIFYASQDIFLQQGTIRSNIAFGYKFDEQLYKSVLKAVELEYDISTWEKGDLRVVSDNAPSLSGGQRVRMELARAIYAYLVFHKVNKEYNNSQCSFLMCLDASFHGLDPYVSKTIFNNLFNVKTGLLVKDDLSVVLTTSKQTLEICSKMLDQNHIPNPPIYKIKNQTLQFHSNLHDFVNNNNVDTEDYMYLSARSSGPYNMSYLSNDMLRLCSSDATTRLGRMEMTRSKYSKSFKSYAKDELAGSKYNPYFVYIKPAIPLFVLYMILTVVMTIMDNVKLVLSTNLSDYITKNINQHKDGQFVDLSEIKTRSNLSFKITIIFVSVIIVLSFLATISLCISCITSSRKIHEYSINSLFKNSSSVLKIKKQVSQIITYISYDIYFIDDILGIFICLSLLYLLQTLITIIALFYLIPICIPFVFIAMVVSCKYILLKLINSSKNGQYGYLESLVCVNSACEDAISGSAIYKNFNKYFDLSTDFYNQCNIFMRTIFMCRTVLIWTSMVFNWTFSATTFVMLVIPIILDRFTNYKLKVGYFGLALSLFSNVVKLFKNFATVYSCFEMVLISINRFRYFIPPGHKLKFDKCLNIHEEYVVNPANKDVREPDKKQLLRRRAIEFKADSKKFFCLKRLFYRPKLTIVDVGHYLTAEHSGVELKDVCVYTTSIHNIEGMILKHVSVSAHKSEIIGMVGRTGAGKTTLLSVLQNISTNRTGQVLLDGKDLNDIPKVVLRQIVGVLPQLPFVFKGWTVRRFLDPRKLFTDDDIKYALNQCGLLNFVFELQGGKKLDTVLVQEDVSSCYQQYKNKAYENRKSGKISKTGFETDMLLSNSQLRTLWLARLVLYRHFYRMIVVDEPPEEDLLDENSAKDDIGVPIYDLLEKYFSHCTTFVTAHDVNTLKSCTSVWIIHDGSLVRTCKTSDIAVNESIASIIEESVKYSH; this comes from the coding sequence ATGTTAGGCATCACGTCGTTTCGACATGCTCTGTGTCACAGAAGAAAGTATTTCAACAATGTCAATGGCTCTAACTCCTTAAACTCCTGCGATGAGGTTTTGCATAGCTGTTTCCCTGGTTCCAAGTGCTTGGACAATCCACTGTATTGTCCGGCTATGCGTCATCAAAATAAGGAACCAAACGGCCAGCTTTATTCTTACGTCATTGTGGATTCGTATAACATTTCACTTGCTTTCCAAGCTACCAGGTACATAATTGAATTTGTAACCAATTTGAGCTACGGTATATACCTGCTTTCGTTACAGGTTAAGGTTAACATATGGGTTTTATACTTAGTGGGAATTGTTTTCACGTTCATAATGGCCGCAATTGAAATCTTCAACTCCTACGTATTCAAAttccttcttcattttAGGGATTATAGGATAACCAAATGTAATGACATCTTTCTTTCCATGTCTCGCATCAAGCAAATGTTTTATGATGATATTGCCCTCAACATTATTGCACAGTGTAGAAATAAGGAGATTTCAGTGTTCATTTTGCGGAGTTTCTTAactttgttaaatataaccATGTTCTTCACGTTTATAAACGTATCCTTTTACTTCGTGAAgaaatattttgttaaatccGTGAATGACGCCACTGCTGTCACTGATATAGATACTGCTGGGTTTATGGCGACGTTCTACATATTATTGAAGATCATCAACTGTATTCTTTTAATACCGATGGCGATCAAGATTTTGGGAATGGGATACGCATCTCTTAAACGATTAGATGAATTCATAAAGGATTGTTCTCcgaatttttatatttgcgATAACAAATTCAGTGGGTCAACCAGTGTTCGTTCAATTATTAGTGATACAACTACTAAAGTGCCCAATGATGTTGTAGTGTACTACAAGGATGCCACGTTTACATGGGTCCACACACGCGATGATTTACTAAACAagaaatatgaaatatatttgaaaaacaTCAACTTTGAGTTGAAACGTGGTGAGATGGCAATAGTCACAGGTTCTCAGGGTTCAGGTAAATCCAACTTTGTCAGATCAATAGTTGGTGAGATGACTATGGTCGGTGGATCTATGGCAATTGTACCACTACACACATCAAtgccaatattttatgcatCACaagatatatttttacaacaGGGTACTATCAGATCCAACATTGCATTTGGTTATAAGTTTGATGAACAACTGTATAAATCTGTGTTGAAGGCAGTTGAACTGGAGTATGATATATCTACATGGGAAAAGGGTGACCTTAGAGTAGTGTCTGATAATGCACCTTCTTTGAGTGGCGGTCAGAGAGTGAGAATGGAGTTAGCTCGTGCAATATATGCTTATTTGGTGTTCCATAAAGTCAACAAGGAGTATAACAACAGCCAATGTTCGTTCTTGATGTGTTTGGATGCCTCGTTTCATGGTTTGGACCCATATGTGTCcaaaactatattcaataacctgtttaacgtTAAAACTGGATTATTAGTTAAGGATGACCTGTCAGTTGTTTTAACAACATCAAAACAAACACTTGAAATATGTTCAAAAATGTTAGACCAAAACCATATACCTAATCCTccaatttacaaaataaaaaatcagaCATTGCAATTCCATTCCAATCTTCATGACTTTGTGAACAACAATAATGTAGATACTGAAGATTACATGTATTTATCGGCTAGAAGCAGCGGCCCTTATAACATGAGTTATTTAAGCAATGATATGTTGAGATTATGTTCATCTGATGCCACTACGAGGCTAGGTAGAATGGAAATGACCAGGTCCAAATATAGCAAGTCGTTTAAGTCATATGCTAAGGATGAATTGGCGggtagtaaatataatccatattttgtttatattaaaccAGCAATACCATTATTCGTTCTGTACATGATATTAACTGTGGTAATGACAATCATGGATAATGTAAAACTTGTTTTGTCAACCAACTTATCTGACTACATAACCAAGAATATAAACCAACATAAGGATGGTCAATTTGTTGATTTGTCTGAAATTAAGACTCGTAGTAACCTctcatttaaaataacaattatatttgtttcagTTATAATTGTCTTGTCATTTTTAGCCACAATATCATTATGCATATCATGTATTACTTCATCTCGTAAAATTCACGAATACTCTATAAATTCACTTTTTAAGAACAGTTCTTcagtattaaaaataaagaaacaAGTCAGCCAAATAATAACCTATATTTCATAcgatatttattttatcgaTGACATATTaggtatatttatttgtttgtcGTTGCTGTATTTACTTCAAACTTTAATCACTATTATTGCcttgttttatttgattcCTATTTGTATACCTTTCGTTTTTATCGCAATGGTTGTATCGTGCAAATACATCCTTTTAAAGTTAATAAATTCATCAAAGAACGGACAGTACGGATATCTGGAGTCACTAGTTTGTGTAAATTCCGCCTGCGAAGATGCCATTTCAGGATCtgcaatttataaaaatttcaaCAAGTATTTTGATCTTTCCACTGATTTTTATAACCagtgtaacatatttatgagaactatatttatgtgCAGGACCGTATTGATTTGGACATCCATGGTGTTTAATTGGACATTTTCTGCAACAACATTTGTAATGCTCGTCATACCAATAATTTTAGATCGATTCACCAATTACAAGTTGAAAGTTGGTTATTTCGGATTAGCACTATCCTTATTTAGCAACGTTgtcaaattatttaaaaattttgcCACCGTATACTCTTGTTTTGAAATGGTATTGATTTCAATAAATCGTTTCAGGTATTTCATTCCTCCTGGCCATAAGcttaaatttgataaatgTCTTAATATCCATGAAGAGTACGTAGTTAATCCTGCGAATAAGGATGTTCGTGAGCCTGATAAGAAACAATTGTTGAGGAGAAGGGCAATTGAATTCAAGGCTGATAGCAAGAagtttttttgtttaaagaGACTTTTCTATCGTCCCAAATTAACCATAGTAGATGTTGGACATTATTTAACCGCTGAACATTCAGGTGTTGAATTGAAAGATGTTTGTGTATACACAACATCCATTCATAATATTGAAGGGATGATTTTGAAACATGTTTCAGTATCAGCCCATAAATCTGAAATCATTGGTATGGTTGGTAGAACAGGCGCCGGTAAGACAACTTTGTTGTCAGTATTACAGAACATATCTACAAATAGAACTGGTCAAGTGTTGTTGGATGGCAAGGACCTTAATGATATCCCCAAAGTTGTGCTTAGACAAATAGTAGGTGTTCTACCACAACTGccttttgtatttaagGGTTGGACTGTGCGTAGATTTTTAGATCCCAGGAAATTGTTCACTGATGATGATATTAAATATGCCCTAAACCAATGTGGTCTTTTGAACTTTGTCTTTGAACTTCAGGGTGGAAAGAAATTAGATACTGTTTTAGTGCAAGAGGACGTTAGTTCATGTTACCAACAATATAAGAATAAAGCTTATGAAAATAGAAAGAGtggtaaaataagtaagaCAGGCTTTGAAACTGACATGTTACTATCCAATAGTCAACTCAGGACACTATGGCTTGCCAGACTAGTTTTATATAGACATTTTTATAGGATGATTGTTGTTGATGAGCCTCCTGAGGAAGACCTATTAGATGAAAACAGTGCCAAAGACGATATAGGTGTTCCGATTTATGACCTTTTAGAAAAATACTTTAGTCATTGTACTACGTTCGTAACAGCACACGATGTTAACACCCTGAAGAGCTGTACCTCTGTCTGGATAATACACGACGGTTCTCTAGTGAGGACCTGTAAAACCAGTGATATCGCAGTAAATGAGTCTATCGCATCAATTATAGAagaaagtgtaaaatattcacaTTAG
- a CDS encoding ABC transporter, whose amino-acid sequence MFNNFLTKIVMLMLRRSTAIKPSIRNKALFHIVRNKARSSIDF is encoded by the coding sequence ATGTTCAACAACTTTTTGACTAAAATTGTTATGCTCATGCTTAGAAGATCAACCGCTATCAAACCAAGTATCAGAAACAAGGCCCTTTTCCATATTGTTAGAAATAAGGCTCGCAGTAGTATCGATTTCTAA
- a CDS encoding glycerophosphoryl diester phosphodiesterase, with protein MVKTQVYGHRGMGCSTALRFSLYPENSLTAFSKALESGADGVEFDVFLTDLGEVVVCHGFPPLGLAYVNLLDYSSGQLEQFPKDLSIENLKVPHDKVVLRAPWVYKGASTSDEMAHLMSQLSEAERDRLSEEYITSKEGYVPEGASEYERLPTLEQVFEKFGGKLKFNVELKGSKVQLGVEVLKIVKKYKNLDVLISSFRWMPPPLTVINVNSSHDKLNEPPTENFNYRPTKELEADIKLKLQMRKREEEEKMKELTIEKDPNESPVDLLKCLVKNELNVPLGLLFNQNESLPSIDRMLEMVKKYDAAYINIPDSFWIKKKPILNLELKSEAALGHLVKQMHTNKVKVLTWSASPFDFSKHFHVYVDANVDAVCVNSVKEVIAFHRQYHST; from the coding sequence atggttaaaaCTCAGGTTTACGGCCATCGTGGAATGGGCTGTAGTACGGCCTTACGCTTTTCTCTATATCCCGAAAATAGTTTAACGGCGTTTTCTAAGGCTTTGGAAAGTGGAGCAGATGGAGTTGAGTTTGACGTGTTTCTAACTGATCTGGGCGAAGTAGTCGTGTGTCACGGCTTTCCACCTTTGGGGCTCGCCTATGTAAACCTGCTGGACTACAGTTCAGGCCAATTGGAGCAGTTTCCCAAAGACCTGTCCATAGAAAATCTTAAGGTGCCACACGATAAGGTTGTTCTGAGAGCTCCCTGGGTTTACAAGGGGGCCAGTACAAGTGACGAGATGGCCCATTTGATGTCCCAACTGTCTGAAGCTGAGAGGGACCGATTGTCGGAGGAGTACATAACGTCAAAGGAGGGATACGTCCCTGAGGGAGCCTCTGAATATGAAAGATTGCCCACCCTAGAACAGGTGTTTGAAAAGTTTGGCGGAAAACTCAAATTCAACGTTGAACTGAAGGGATCAAAGGTACAATTGGGAGTTGAAGTGCtcaaaatagtaaaaaaatacaagaaTCTGGATGTTCTTATATCATCATTCAGATGGATGCCGCCTCCGCTAACTgttattaatgttaattCGAGCCATGATAAGCTAAATGAACCGCCAACAGAGAATTTTAACTACAGACCCACGAAGGAGCTAGAAGCAGACATAAAACTTAAGTTACAAATGAGAAAGagggaggaggaggagaaaaTGAAGGAGTTGACTATTGAGAAGGACCCAAACGAGTCACCGGTAGATTTACTCAAGTGCTTAGTcaaaaatgaattaaatgTCCCCTTGGGACTTCTCTTTAATCAGAATGAATCATTGCCGAGTATAGACCGTATGTTGGAAatggttaaaaaatacgaTGCCgcttatattaatataccTGATTCGTTTTGGATTAAGAAGAAGCCCATACTAAATTTGGAGCTAAAGTCAGAGGCTGCTCTGGGACACTTGGTAAAACAGATGCACACCAACAAAGTTAAGGTGCTCACCTGGTCGGCATCTCCGTTTGATTTTTCAAAACATTTTCACGTTTATGTGGATGCAAATGTAGACGCTGTGTGTGTCAATAGCGTCAAGGAGGTAATAGCGTTTCATAGGCAGTACCACTCAACCTGA
- a CDS encoding ABC transporter, translated as MDQSFGEEVEFEKEQQHLEYVEPYKYHPLPVSDQILIWEPIFSKHVSDGLVRLDSYHYAKSQSTDAKAKKPYKSILLRALFLTIWKRVMFLILGLIAVNLMTMSIAILVKKLLGILNKKSFNFINTALLLSSIVVFQIIDGLFIENINFYMFRLITISHYLFAINVFNHGLCYRRSYFNNIDGTNTLGVCNQVLHSSSPDSDCSKNPLFCQALRYQNKDINTQMYSFVNIDSYNVSFVFLTIKQIIEFLSNFSYGVYLLSLQVKVNIWLLYFVGIFFFFLMIVVEIINVFVFRFILYLKDHRLSKSNDIFLSLSLIKKMFYDDIAINIITQSRNNELYMVFFEMFLTVFDLALLIICINGSFYIIKQYFVESVKEAAVVTDIDTAGFMATFYIFLRIINSMVLIPFSIKLFGKAYASFKRLDEFIKDCSPNFYICDNKFSGSTSVRSIISDTTTKVPNDVVVYYKDATFTWVHTRDDLLNKKYEIYLKNINFELKRGEMAIVTGSQGSGKSNFVRSIVGEMTMVGGSMAIVPLHTSMPIFYASQDIFLQQGTIRSNIAFGYKFDEQLYKSVLKAVELEYDISTWEKGDLRVVSDNAPSLSGGQRVRMELARAIYAYLVFHKVNKEYNNSQCSFLMCLDASFHGLDPYVSKTIFNNLFNVKTGLLVKNDLSVVLTTSKQTLEICSKMLDQNHIPNPPIYKIKNQTLQFHSNLHDFVNNNNVDTEDYMYLSARSSGPYNMSYLSNDMLRLCSSDATTRLGRMEMTRSKYSKSFKSYAKDELAGSKYNPYFVYIKPAIPLFVLYMILTVVMTIMDNVKLVLSTNLSDYITKNINQHKDGQFVDLSEIKTRSNLSFKITIIFVSVIIVLSIFSAIFFALTCFTSSRKIHEYSINSLFKNSSSVLKIKKEINHLMTYFSCDIVIFDSSIVMFLSGFLYLLIQLLVNIVTLLCLIPISMPFVILSLALSFKYILLKITNSSKNSQLAYFESTSHLNYPCENAISGSPIYRSFNKQPELIVNFTEDRDYNARCKFFSRFALVWSTLTFDWVFSLTTLLILIALITLDRFTKFKLKVGYFGLALSFSMSIIKLYSRFSILYTSLEMFICSVHRFRYFIPPGHKLKFDKCLNIHEEYVVNPANKDVREPDKKQLLRRRAIEFKADSKKFFCLKRLFYRPKLTIVDVGHYLTAEHSGVELKDVCVYTTSIHNIEGMILKHVSVSAHKSEIIGMVGRTGAGKTTLLSVLQNISTNRTGQVLLDGKDLNDIPKVVLRQIVGVLPQLPFVFKGWTVRRFLDPRKLFTDDDIKYALNQCGLLNFVFELQGGKKLDTVLVQEDVSSCYQQYKNKAYENRKSGKISKTGFETDMLLSNSQLRTLWLARLVLYRHFYRMIVVDEPPEEDLLDENSAKDDIGVPIYDLLEKYFSHCTTFVTAHDVNTLKSCTSVWIIHDGSLVRTCKTSDIAVNESIASIIEESVKYSH; from the exons ATGGATCAATCTTTTGGAGAGGAGGTAGAATTTGAGAAGGAACAACAACATTT GGAGTACGTTGAGCCTTACAAATATCACCCTTTACCAGTATCAGatcaaatattgatatGGGAGCCCATATTCTCTAAACATGTGAGTGATGGTTTGGTTAGGTTAGATTCTTATCACTATGCCAAATCCCAGTCGACGGATGCAAAGGCTAAGAAACCTTACAAATCGATACTACTGCGAGCCTTATTTCTAACAATATGGAAAAGGGTTATGTTTCTGATACTTGGTTTGATAGCGGTTAACCTAATGACTATGAGTATCGCAATCCtggttaaaaaattacttGGAATATTGAACAAAAAAtcattcaattttataaacacagCTTTGTTGTTATCATCCATAGTTGTTTTTCAAATAATAGATGGGTTATTTAtcgaaaatataaacttttaTATGTTTAGACTAATAACCATTTCTCACTACTTGTTTGCcataaatgtttttaatcatGGCCTATGTTATAGACGAAgctattttaataacattgACGGCACTAATACTCTTGGGGTGTGTAATCAGGTTTTACATAGTTCTTCACCTGATTCTGATTGTTCAAAGAATCCATTATTCTGTCAGGCTTTACGTTATCAAAATAAGGATATCAACACACAGATGTACTCTTTTGTTAATATCGATTCCTACAACGTATCCTTTGTATTCCTTACGATCAAACAAATCATAGAATTTTTGTCTAATTTTTCTTATGGAGtatatttactttcttTGCAAGTTAAAGTTAACATATGGCTTCTATATTTTGTAGgaattttctttttcttcttgATGATCGTAGTagaaattataaatgtttttgtgtttagattcattctttatttaaaagaCCACAGGCTAAGTAAGTCCAATGACATTTTTCTTTCTTTATCTCTTATCAAGAAAATGTTTTATGATGACATTGCAATTAATATTATCACCCAAAGCAGAAATAATGAACTTTACATGGTCTTTTTTGAGATGTTTTTAACAGTTTTTGATCTAGCATTGCTCATTATATGCATTAATGGGtcattttacattataaaacaatatttcGTTGAATCTGTAAAAGAAGCCGCTGTTGTCACTGATATAGATACTGCTGGATTTATGGCAacgttttatatattcctAAGAATTATTAATTCCATGGTTTTGATACCATTTTCAATCAAACTGTTTGGCAAAGCATATGCGTCGTTTAAACGATTAGATGAATTCATAAAGGATTGTTCTCcgaatttttatatttgcgATAACAAATTCAGTGGGTCAACCAGTGTTCGTTCAATTATTAGTGATACAACTACTAAAGTGCCCAATGATGTTGTAGTGTACTACAAGGATGCCACGTTTACATGGGTCCACACACGCGATGATTTACTAAACAagaaatatgaaatatatttgaaaaacaTCAACTTTGAGTTGAAACGTGGTGAGATGGCAATAGTCACAGGTTCTCAGGGTTCAGGTAAATCCAACTTTGTCAGATCAATAGTTGGTGAGATGACTATGGTCGGTGGATCTATGGCAATTGTACCACTACACACATCAAtgccaatattttatgcatCACaagatatatttttacaacaGGGTACTATCAGATCCAACATTGCATTTGGTTATAAGTTTGATGAACAACTGTATAAATCTGTGTTGAAGGCAGTTGAACTGGAGTATGATATATCTACATGGGAAAAGGGTGACCTTAGAGTAGTGTCTGATAATGCACCTTCTTTGAGTGGCGGTCAGAGAGTGAGAATGGAGTTAGCTCGTGCAATATATGCTTATTTGGTGTTCCATAAAGTCAACAAGGAGTATAACAACAGCCAATGTTCGTTCTTGATGTGTTTGGATGCCTCGTTTCATGGTTTGGACCCATATGTGTCcaaaactatattcaataacctgtttaatgtaaaaaCTGGGCTATTGGTTAAGAATGATTTAAGTGTTGTTTTAACAACATCAAAACAAACACTTGAAATATGTTCAAAAATGTTAGACCAAAACCATATACCTAATCCTccaatttacaaaataaaaaatcagaCATTGCAATTCCATTCCAATCTTCATGACTTTGTGAACAACAATAATGTAGATACTGAAGATTACATGTATTTATCGGCTAGAAGCAGCGGCCCTTATAACATGAGTTATTTAAGCAATGATATGTTGAGATTATGTTCATCTGATGCCACTACGAGGCTAGGTAGAATGGAAATGACCAGGTCCAAATATAGCAAGTCGTTTAAGTCATATGCTAAGGATGAATTGGCGggtagtaaatataatccatattttgtttatattaaaccAGCAATACCATTATTCGTTCTGTACATGATATTAACTGTGGTAATGACAATCATGGATAATGTAAAACTTGTTTTGTCAACCAACTTATCTGACTACATAACCAAGAATATAAACCAACATAAGGATGGTCAATTTGTTGATTTGTCTGAAATTAAGACTCGTAGTAACCTctcatttaaaataacaattatatttgtttcagTTATAATTGTGTTGTCGATATTTTCGGCGATATTTTTTGCTTTAACTTGTTTCACGTCATCTCGTAAAATTCACGAATACTCTATAAATTCACTTTTTAAGAACAGTTCTTcagtattaaaaataaagaaagaAATTAACCATCTCATGACTTATTTCTCATGcgacattgttatttttgataGTTCAATTgttatgtttttatcaggctttttatatttattgattcaGCTTTTGGTCAATATAGTTACTCTTCTTTGTTTGATTCCCATATCTATGCCTTTTGTTATTCTTTCACTCGCTTTATCATTTAAGTATATTCTATTAAAAATCACCAATTCATCCAAAAATTCTCAACTAGCATATTTTGAGTCCACTTCACATCTCAATTATCCATGTGAAAATGCTATTTCAGGATCACCAATATACAGATCCTTTAATAAACAACCTGAATTGATTGTCAATTTCACTGAAGACAGGGATTATAATGCTAGGTGTAAATTTTTTTCTCGATTTGCACTTGTATGGTCCACACTAACTTTTGATTGGGTCTTTTCATTAACGACATTATTGATACTTATCGCATTAATCACATTGGATAGATTCACTAAATTCAAGTTGAAAGTTGGTTATTTTGGTTTGGCTCTATCGTTTTCTATGAGCATTATCAAATTGTACAGCAGATTttcaatattatatacTTCACTAGAAATGTTCATATGTTCAGTGCATCGATTCAGGTATTTCATTCCTCCTGGCCATAAGCTTAAATTCGATAAATGTCTTAATATCCATGAAGAGTACGTAGTTAATCCTGCGAATAAGGATGTTCGTGAGCCTGATAAGAAACAATTGTTGAGGAGAAGGGCAATTGAATTCAAGGCTGATAGCAAGAagtttttttgtttaaagaGACTTTTCTATCGTCCCAAATTAACCATAGTAGATGTTGGACATTATTTAACCGCTGAACATTCAGGTGTTGAATTGAAAGATGTTTGTGTATACACAACATCCATTCATAATATTGAAGGGATGATTTTGAAACATGTTTCAGTATCAGCCCATAAATCTGAAATCATTGGTATGGTTGGTAGAACAGGCGCCGGTAAGACAACTTTGTTGTCAGTATTACAGAACATATCTACAAATAGAACTGGTCAAGTGTTGTTGGATGGCAAGGACCTTAATGATATCCCCAAAGTTGTGCTTAGACAAATAGTAGGTGTTCTACCACAACTGccttttgtatttaagGGTTGGACTGTGCGTAGATTTTTAGATCCCAGGAAATTGTTCACTGATGATGATATTAAATATGCCCTAAACCAATGTGGTCTTTTGAACTTTGTCTTTGAACTTCAGGGTGGAAAGAAATTAGATACTGTTTTAGTGCAAGAGGACGTTAGTTCATGTTACCAACAATATAAGAATAAAGCTTATGAAAATAGAAAGAGtggtaaaataagtaagaCAGGCTTTGAAACTGACATGTTACTATCCAATAGTCAACTCAGGACACTATGGCTTGCCAGACTAGTTTTATATAGACATTTTTATAGGATGATTGTTGTTGATGAGCCTCCTGAGGAAGACCTATTAGATGAAAACAGTGCCAAAGACGATATAGGTGTTCCGATTTATGACCTTTTAGAAAAATACTTTAGTCATTGTACTACGTTCGTAACGGCACACGATGTTAACACCCTGAAGAGCTGTACCTCTGTCTGGATAATACACGACGGTTCTCTAGTGAGGACCTGTAAAACCAGTGATATCGCAGTAAATGAGTCTATCGCATCAATTATAGAagaaagtgtaaaatattcacaTTAG